From one Anopheles cruzii chromosome 3, idAnoCruzAS_RS32_06, whole genome shotgun sequence genomic stretch:
- the LOC128269973 gene encoding ADP-ribose glycohydrolase OARD1-like, whose protein sequence is MTLVNQIRVAADLKMGGGIAVKFKQVFGRVDELKAQNVGVGGVAVLRDSAADAQQQRYVYYLITKNTSYQKPTYDDLRKSLQAMKQHMTANGVGKLALPRIGCGIDGLEWDKVKEMLNNVFGEGGTYELVVYNFVPK, encoded by the coding sequence ATGACCCTTGTTAACCAGATTCGTGTGGCGGCCGATCTTAAGATGGGAGGAGGAATTGCAGTGAAGTTCAAGCAAGTTTTCGGCAGGGTGGACGAGCTGAAGGCCCAAAATGTCGGCGTTGGTGGTGTGGCCGTGCTGCGCGACTCAGCGGCAGacgctcagcagcagcgctaCGTTTACTACCTCATCACGAAGAACACATCCTACCAGAAGCCAACGTACGACGATCTCCGGAAGTCGCTGCAAGCGATGAAGCAGCATATGACCGCAAACGGTGTCGGCAAACTGGCCCTTCCCCGCATTGGCTGTGGTATCGATGGCCTAGAGTGGGACAAAGTGAAGGAGATGTTGAACAACGTGTTCGGAGAAGGTGGAACGTACGAGCTTGTTGTTTACAATTTCGTTCCAAAGTAA
- the LOC128274140 gene encoding insulinoma-associated protein 1, translating to MATIAPPPPQARVLAPTVHGLLTTVANLPPPYKLQYPVVADAVSSPVTAPGGESPLDLTVRPTAALGPITPPATPSPLKKRYREDNLLNFARTDEPQPKRPKDDPASEPDVEQQVKQDPTTPPAKASAKAGGGVPPRSTKNPPPVAASTATSKERRAKAIRKLKFDEENSSPVSGTIIISLEEAMSGDAPRESGDIDPQFNLVEVSDEVRAELAAIANVIGAYNCKLCRLEFEDAFGLAQHRCSCIVLLEYRCPECGKRFNCPANLASHRRWHKPRDQAGAKKGGAATTVAAGPVERSEGHQSDSDGGASKFRCKLCDKTFKRAAYLKKHQQTHNKAPNKTSSSKGSKGSKGTVNSAPAVTPYRSEDSNHSSQSARSGNDSHVYTACPVASSAAVTAGDTVPDSEGPPPLSVFRMVASAASAEFLGEPTVTFVQQPRAPSVVSSSGRGSEVPEHEDDPDDSDCEERTLVINEDYRGDEPDDEDEMERQYRSAYCDRFTEEENLAAAALARLRNGPSVIRHTTALVV from the coding sequence ATGGCGACGAtcgccccaccaccaccgcaggcCCGCGTCCTGGCGCCCACCGTCCACGGTCTCctgacgacggtggccaacctGCCGCCACCGTACAAGCTCCAGTATCCGGTCGTAGCCGACGCCGTGAGCAGTCCCGTGACGGCGCCCGGTGGGGAGAGTCCGCTGGACTTGACCGTGCGGCCGACCGCGGCACTCGGACCGATAACGCCTCCGGCCACACCGTCCCCGCTGAAGAAGCGATACCGCGAGGACAACCTGCTGAACTTCGCGCGTACCGACGAACCGCAACCGAAGCGACCGAAGGATGATCCGGCGAGCGAACCGGATGTGGAACAGCAGGTAAAGCAGGACCCAACGACACCGCCGGCGAAGGCGAGTGCCAAGGCAGGCGGGGGTGTGCCACCCCGGAGCACGAAGAATCCTCCGCCGGTCGCTGCCAGTACGGCCACCTCGAAGGAGCGGCGTGCCAAGGCCATCCGGAAGCTGAAGTTCGACGAGGAAAACTCGTCGCCCGTGTCCGGCACGATCATCATCTCGCTGGAGGAGGCCATGAGTGGGGATGCACCGCGCGAGTCCGGTGACATCGATCCGCAGTTCAATCTGGTCGAGGTGTCGGACGAGGTGCGGGCCGAGTTGGCGGCCATCGCGAACGTGATCGGGGCGTACAACTGCAAGCTGTGTCGGCTCGAGTTCGAGGATGCGTTCGGGTTGGCCCAGCACCGCTGTTCCTGCATCGTATTGCTCGAGTACCGGTGCCCCGAGTGTGGCAAACGGTTCAACTGTCCCGCCAATCTGGCTTCGCACCGCCGCTGGCACAAGCCGCGCGATCAGGCCGGAGCGAAGAAGGGcggtgcggccaccaccgttgccgccgGTCCAGTCGAGCGCAGCGAGGGCCACCAATCGGACTCGGACGGTGGGGCCAGCAAGTTCCGCTGCAAGCTGTGCGATAAAACCTTCAAACGAGCCGCCTACCTCAAGAAGCACCAGCAAACCCACAACAAAGCCCCCAAcaagacgtcgtcgtcgaagggtTCCAAGGGATCCAAGGGAACCGTGAATTCTGCGCCAGCCGTCACACCGTACCGTAGCGAAGACTCGAACCACTCGAGTCAGTCGGCCCGTTCCGGCAACGACAGCCACGTTTACACTGCCTGTCCCGTGGCATCGAGCGCTGCTGTGACGGCCGGGGACACCGTGCCGGATTCGGAAGGCCCACCACCACTGTCCGTTTTCAGAATGGTGGCCTCCGCGGCCTCAGCGGAGTTCCTGGGCGAACCGACCGTAACGTTCGTCCAGCAGCCACGGGCGCCCTCGGTGGTGTCCTCCTCGGGACGCGGCAGTGAGGTACCGGAACACGAGGATGACCCGGACGACAGTGATTGCGAAGAGCGGACGCTCGTCATCAACGAGGACTACCGGGGCGACGagcccgacgacgaagacgaaatGGAGCGCCAGTACCGGTCGGCTTACTGTGACCGGTTCACCGAGGAGGAGAACCTGGCCGCGGCGGCTCTCGCGCGCCTCCGCAACGGTCCCTCCGTCATCCGCCATACTACGGCCCTGGTGGTGTAA
- the LOC128273543 gene encoding peptidyl-prolyl cis-trans isomerase NIMA-interacting 4, whose protein sequence is MPPKKDAKGGGKAAPAKGAAGGKKGGGGGGEEGAAKEKKGGSAVKVRHILCEKQGKILEALEKLKEGQAFNVVATNYSEDKARQGGDLGWQIRGAMVGPFQDAAFALPISTTNAPKYTDPPIKTKFGYHILMVEGKK, encoded by the exons atGCCTCCGAAAAAGGATGCAAAAGGTGGCGGAAAAGCAGCTCCAGCTAAGGGAGCTGCGGGTGGCAAGAAAGGCGGCGGGGGCGGTGGTGAAGAAG GTGCGGCGAAGGAGAAAAAGGGTGGAAGCGCTGTGAAGGTCCGACACATCCTGTGCGAGAAGCAGGGCAAAATACTGGAGGCTCTGGAAAAGCTAAAGGAAGGCCAAGCGTTCAATGTGGTCGCGACCAACTACAGCGAAGATAAGGCACGCCAAGGAGGGGATCTCGGCTGGCAGATACGTGGGGCCATGGTAGGCCCGTTCCAGGATGCGGCATTTGCGTTACCAATCTCTACCACCAACGCTCCCAAGTACACCGATCCTCCTATCAAGACCAAGTTCGGATACCACATTTTAATGGTTGAAGGCAAGAAGTAG
- the LOC128275617 gene encoding 26S proteasome non-ATPase regulatory subunit 8, protein MDNTVALYKQLKTEWTKSPINLKLCGTILDKLKVALVGMAYIPTGNTPGNQQELLIARDVLEIGVEHSIATKNIPAFERYILQLKWFYYDYNTLIGESKNKYQLLGLNLLFLLSQNRVAEFHTELELLPADIIQTNLFIRHPLALEQYVMEGRYNKIFQAKGNVPAESYNFFIDILLQTVRNEIAVCLESSYERISLQEAAKRLNLKTKEEVKQFGEKKGWKMSPDGFYHFVNELAKPKEPIPSQELAEQAITYARELEMIV, encoded by the exons ATGGATAACACCGTTGCGTTGTACAAGCAGCTCAAAACGGAGTGGACCAAAAGCCCGATCAATCTCAAACTATGCGGAACGATCCTGGACAAGTTGAAG GTCGCTCTGGTAGGAATGGCGTACATTCCGACCGGAAACACCCCCGGCAATCAGCAGGAGCTGCTTATCGCAAGAGATGTCCTCGAAATCGGCGTCGAGCATAGTATTGCCACTAAAAATATCCCAGCGTTCGAGCGCTACATTCTGCAGCTGAAATGGTTCTACTATGACTACAA CACGCTGATTGGCGAGTCGAAAAACAAATACCAGCTTCTGGGGCTAAACTTGCTCTTCCTATTGTCACAGAACCGAGTGGCCGAGTTTCACACCGAACTAGAGTTACTTCCGGCAGACATTATACAAACTAACCTGTTCATCCGACATCCTCTTGCGCTGGAACAGTATGTAATGGAGGGGCGCTACAACAAAATTTTCCAGGCTAAAGGTAACGTACCGGCCGAAAGCTACAATTTCTTTATCGACATTTTGCTACAAACGGTACGCAACGAAATCGCCGTGTGCCTGGAAAGCTCGTACGAGCGCATCTCGCTGCAGGAGGCCGCCAAGCGGCTCAATCTCAAAACGAAAGAGGAAGTAAAGCAGTTTGGTGAGAAAAAAGGCTGGAAAATGAGCCCCGATGGTTTCTATCACTTTGTTAATGAATTGGCCAAGCCCAAGGAACCGATTCCGTCACAGGAGTTGGCCGAGCAGGCCATAACGTACGCTCGGGAGCTGGAGATGATCGTCTAG
- the LOC128269972 gene encoding protein-cysteine N-palmitoyltransferase Rasp: MAGKPSTELIICGVLYIACLMYAFYKNYELSNENLTNYDSLEEGWSVFNPRRRDDFDWEWENFLTFIHRHGIFFLLHVALMEITRMCRVRQMSTVFAMFGLAVVYCIYNMPVLLVLLVQAFSFYYGNPRTAYKRTVWLKTFFWIAIINYFKVWYFYDKLNVHLNIDNDQLLELNLIVSWNVVKCASFCFDKETAQRSSSDDPHYGLIDLLGYLLYFPLVLMGPAIIYGRFKTVHQCAYLRSPRSQCLERLLTLAARLAMATFWAGVMLAGQHFLYVNLIQQDLALLETVNLWALYGLGFLMGQFFYIKYIVFYGMGIAFGRFDGIDMPDKPICIARVNQYSDMWKYFDRSLYEFLFKYIYTQLCTKTSPLLQKVVASLATFAFIYVWHGVFLFILIWSLINWVCIMLERLVNHCTPANGRWRAIIGTHVFIPSVLSNFFFFASEHVGFIYLRRTYTEGIKNYLGLYAASYCFYQTGQLVKCIQTKRARAN, translated from the exons ATGGCAGGCAAACCTTCCACCGAATTGATCATTTGTGGAGTACTTTACATCGCGTGCCTTATGTACGCTTTCTACAAGAACTACGAGCTAAGCAATG AGAACCTAACCAACTACGACAGCCTTGAAGAAGGCTGGTCAGTATTCAACCCTCGACGGCGTGACGATTTCGACTGGGAGTGGGAAAATTTTCTCACCTTCATCCACCGACATGGAATATTTTTTCTGCTGCATGTGGCCTTGATGGAGATTACCCGGATGTGCCGAGTTAGACAAATGTCTACCGTTTTCGCGATGTTCGGGCTGGCCGTAGTTTATTGCATATACAATATGCCAGTCCTGCTGGTTCTGCTGGTGCAAGCTTTCTCCTTTTACTACGGGAACCCACGGACGGCTTACAAGCGAACGGTGTGGCTGAAAACGTTCTTCTGGATCGCCATCATTAACTACTTCAAAGTTTGGTATTTCTATGACAAACTTAACGTACACCTCAACATCGATAACGATCAACTGCTCGAGCTTAATTTGATCGTTTCGTGGAATGTCGTAAAGTGTGccagtttttgtttcgatAAAGAAACCGCACAGCGATCCTCATCGGACGATCCACACTACGGGTTGATTGATCTGTTGGGCTACCTGCTCTACTTTCCGCTCGTACTAATGGGACCAGCCATCATTTATGGACGCTTTAAGACCGTTCATCAATGTGCTTACCTTCGCAGTCCACGATCGCAGTGTCTCGAGCGTCTTTTGACGCTAGCAGCACGGTTGGCAATGGCCACATTTTGGGCCGGTGTAAtgctggccggccagcacTTCCTGTACGTGAACCTCATTCAGCAGGATCTGGCTCTGTTGGAAACCGTTAACCTGTGGGCACTGTACGGGCTCGGTTTTCTCATGGGCCAGTTTTTCTACATCAAGTACATCGTTTTCTACGGTATGGGCATTGCGTTCGGACGCTTCGACGGGATTGACATGCCCGACAAGCCGATATGCATTGCGCGGGTCAATCAGTACTCGGACATGTGGAAGTACTTTGACCGCAGTCTGTACGAGTTTCTCTTCAAGTACATTTACACACAGCTTTGCACGAAAACTTCGCCGTTGCTGCAGAAAGTCGTGGCCAGCTTGGCGACCTTCGCCTTCATCTACGTGTGGCACGGTGTGTTTCTGTTTATTCTCATTTGGTCGCTGATCAACTGGGTCTGCATTATGCTCGAACGCTTGGTGAACCATTGCACGCCTGCCAACGGTCGCTGGCGGGCCATCATCGGCACGCACGTGTTCATTCCTTCGGTGTTGTcgaactttttcttcttcgcctccGAACACGTGGGCTTCATCTACCTCCGGCGAACGTATACCGAAGGTATTAAAAATTACCTGGGCCTTTACGCGGCGTCCTACTGCTTCTACCAAACTGGCCAGCTGGTGAAGTGTATCCAAACGAAACGAGCGAGAGCTAACTAA
- the LOC128272267 gene encoding protein HBS1, whose protein sequence is MSRHRNVRNAVYDEYDDDDDYRYGQSVEDECISPTDAQQWIYDRAKGQQSMSEFLANNRDIEEEDELAEDKRDAGAHKRRDSECYQLPELSDDERARLLSCMDEIRDIVGETVGDRQMVEAIMKHGYDCPKALDEILNSNKTPPSASGSGIKLQGEPLEKGISELLLERSGKKLQATQGAVPITITTPTVDSQQSFRPHDAALPQATVVITPVAKKTLGFEINSPQRVQSPNVSGRNTPEPMTEDGKQHHLLNQSLKSTPKEQPVRNAKDLFEKERGTRKEHIHMVVIGHVDAGKSTLMGHLLYDTGNVPQRVMHKHEQESKKLGKQSFMYAWVLDETGEERERGITMDVGSTRFETPTKEITLLDAPGHKDFIPNMISGANQADVALLVVDATRGEFETGFEQGGQTREHALLVRSLGVNQLGVVINKLDTVGWSKERFDEIVSKLKVFLKQAGFRESDVTYIPCSGLTGENLVKDPTDPTLTQWYKGPTLLKVIDLFKTPDRAIDKPFRMSVADIFKGTGSGFCLSGRIESGVVCANDKVIVWPSKEQAIVKSITIDELPHPMAFAGDQVSLTLANIDVSNITVGYILSDIYHPVPLATRIKARIVVFNVKVPITMGYPVLVHHQSLIEPATVRKLRAQLHKGTGEVIKKNPRCLGNNSCALVEIEFQRPIGMERYADFKDLGRIMLRVGGVTIAAGLVTDIVK, encoded by the exons ATGTCGCGTCACCGCAACGTACGGAACGCCGTCTACGATG AatacgatgacgacgacgactaccgGTACGGGCAGTCGGTTGAGGACGAATGTATCTCGCCCACCGACGCCCAGCAATGGATATACGATCGTGCCAAAGGTCAGCAGAGCATGTCTGAGTTCTTGGCCAACAACCGCGACATCGAGGAGGAAGATGAGCTGGCCGAGGATAAGCGCGATGCTGGCGCACACAAGAGACGCGATTCCGAG TGTTATCAACTCCCCGAACTGAGTGATGATGAGCGCGCACGTTTGCTGTCGTGTATGGATGAAATTCGCGACATTGTCGGAGAAACAGTCGGCGACCGGCAGATGGTGGAAGCGATCATGAAGCACGGGTACGACTGTCCCAAAGCGTTGGACGAGATACtgaacagcaacaaaactcCACCGTCGGCAAGCGGATCCGGCATCAAACTGCAGGGCGAACCGTTGGAAAAAG GAATCAGTGAACTCTTGTTGGAACGATCGGGAAAGAAGCTACAGGCGACGCAGGGCGCCGTGCCCATCACTATTACGACACCAACGGTGGATTCGCAGCAATCCTTCCGCCCTCACGATGCCGCTCTCCCGCAGGCGACGGTCGTCATCACgccggtggcgaagaaaacgcTCGGCTTCGAGATCAACAGCCCGCAGCGGGTCCAGTCGCCGAATGTGTCCGGTCGAAACACACCCGAACCGATGACTGAGGATGGCAAACAGCATCATCTTTTGAATCAATCGCTTAAATCGACCCCGAAGGAACAGCCAGTGCGCAACGCGAAAGATCTGTTCGAAAAGGAGCGTGGAACGCGTAAGGAACACATCCACATGGTCGTGATCGGACACGTGGACGCGGGCAAGAGCACGCTGATGGGACACTTGCTGTACGACACGGGCAATGTACCGCAACGCGTGATGCACAAGCACGagcaagaaagcaaaaaactCGGCAAACAGAGCTTCATGTACGCCTGGGTCCTGGACGAGACGGGTGAAGAGCGAGAACGCGGCATCACGATGGACGTCGGCAGCACCCGATTTGAGACGCCAACGAAAGAG ATTACGCTCCTGGACGCACCAGGACACAAGGACTTCATCCCGAACATGATATCGGGCGCGAACCAGGCGGACGTGGCACTGCTCGTGGTCGATGCGACACGCGGAGAGTTTGAGACCGGCTTTGAGCAGGGAGGCCAGACACGAGAGCACGCCCTTCTGGTGCGTTCGCTCGGCGTCAACCAGCTCGGTGTGGTCATCAACAAGCTGGACACCGTCGGTTGGTCCAAGGAACGGTTCGACGAGATCGTGAGCAAGTTGAAAGTTTTCCTCAAACAGGCCGGTTTTCGCGAGTCCGATGTAACGTACATTCCGTGCTCCGGACTCACGGGCGAAAATCTTGTCAAGGATCCAACCGATCCCACACTGACCCAGTGGTATAAGGGACCAACTTTGTTGAAAGTGATCG ATTTGTTCAAAACGCCGGATCGTGCAATAGACAAACCCTTTCGCATGTCGGTGGCCGACATCTTTAAAGGCACCGGGTCAGGATTTTGTCTTTCGGGGCGCATCGAGTCCGGTGTCGTGTGCGCGAACGACAAGGTGATTGTGTGGCCCAGCAAAGAACAAGCGATCGTCAAGAGCATCACAATCGATGAGCTACCGCACCCGATGGCCTTTGCCGGTGATCAAGTTTCACTCACTTTGGCCAATATCGACGTTAGCAACATTACCGTTGGGTATATTTTGTCTGACATCTATCATCCCGTGCCCCTCGCTACCCGCATTAAGGCACGCATCGTCGTGTTCAACGTGAAGGTTCCAATAACGATGGGCTACCCGGTGCTGGTGCACCACCAATCCCTCATCGAaccggccacggtgcgcaAACTGAGAGCACAACTGCACAAGGGCACCGGAGAGGTCATCAAGAAGAATCCACGCTGCCTGGGTAACAACTCCTGTGCACTGGTCGAAATCGAGTTCCAGCGTCCGATCGGCATGGAACGGTATGCCGATTTCAAGGATCTGGGTCGCATCATGCTACGAGTCGGTGGGGTTACCATTGCAGCCGGCCTTGTTACCGATATCGTTAAGTAG
- the LOC128275616 gene encoding DNA repair protein XRCC1: protein MPAVNFKSIESFSSEDPNFPATNLLKPDNRKWKCREAGEKCAFVVISLDEPAQLCGIDIGNEHSAFIEVLVARSGPSVPTFNELLLATKFMNTVESRNSSSTNRVQCFTGSSLLPTVAQGKWDLVKVLCTQPFNSRVKYGLTFVTLHTSGNGEKGEKSLVPEKFQQKIREESGSSKGLTTFGRFKLREESPDSDDGSKNIFARWKQRSEMGSSSTTATNSVAAMLRDAKTHEAMKKDTSSLGLPIRSVATIRPKPQKFDSSSDDEDKGNSSNSKVNKHNRNDASLLYDPEDSEPMESLVKHRIPQRTVQQPDVNARPLQKGAQADQKPSKLHDVSCSKFKEFLDITGQSMERESKRLSSVSESLQPKLEVRGASPRNSFPSNAGRKSTENSVATTSAYAYNRMSPLPIVRQSASEKRPPSLSGNGKQTSPPSSKKTKYVARETNPTREESKRVTYKPFYKLLEDVVLVISGIQNPDRGTIRSQALAMGAKYRPDWDSSCTHLICAYKNTPKYNQVQGQGKIVKKEWIEKCYSSRRKLSWRKFALDTAQAQMSDSEDEIVDITLRPPEATAREDRNHSPTEEPMVLSDSEPMVLSDSEPELDGHADVKERKKDDKPTTCPIPYEISTEEEMGSNHEDSRNDLDFFNGKTFFLDNDVGAVDTMKLKKYIQSYKGVISNTPNNVEYIISRRKRPLPATSGAQLVKPLWIFECNEMECLIPVNRYLL, encoded by the exons ATGCCAGCAGTGAATTTTAAATCTATCGAAAGCTTCAGCTCTGAAGATCCG AACTTTCCGGCGACGAACCTGCTGAAGCCGGACAACAGAAAGTGGAAGTGCCGGGAAGCGGGAGAAAAGTGTGCGTTCGTTGTGATCAGCCTAGACGAACCGGCCCAGCTCTGTGGCATCGACATCGGTAATGAGCATTCCGCATTCATCGAAGTGCTCGTGGCGCGCAGTGGTCCAAGCGTTCCGACCTTCAACGAACTGCTTCTGGCAACGAAATTCATGAACACAGTAGAAAGCCGCAATTCGTCCTCGACCAATCGGGTACAGTGCTTCACCGGATCCAGCCTGCTCCCGACGGTAGCACAAGGCAAGTGGGACTTGGTGAAGGTTCTCTGCACACAACCGTTCAATTCCCGCGTCAAGTATGGCCTCACCTTTGTTACGCTGCACACCAGTGGCAATGGCGAAAAGGGGGAGAAAAGCCTTGTCCCGGAAAAATTCCAGCAAAAAATTAGAGAAGAATCCGGCAGCTCGAAAGGATTGACCACATTTGGGCGGTTTAAGTTGCGCGAAGAATCACCCGACTCCGATGATGGTTCCAAAAACATATTTGCACGCTGGAAACAGAGAAGTGAAATGGGCTCTTCCTCGACGACCGCAACAAACTCAGTGGCCGCAATGCTGCGCGATGCTAAAACACACGAAGCGATGAAAAAGGACACCTCCTCGTTGGGACTGCCCATCCGATCGGTGGCTACTATCCGGCCGAAACCCCAAAAGTTTGATAGCAGCAGTGACGATGAGGACAAGGGTAATTCGAGTAActcgaaagtaaacaaacacaatcgAAACGATGCATCCTTGCTGTATGATCCGGAAGATAGTGAACCAATGGAAAGCTTAGTAAAACATCGAATTCCGCAGCGCACCGTGCAGCAACCGGATGTCAATGCACGACCGCTTCAGAAAGGAGCCCAGGCAGACCAAAAGCCCTCAAAGTTGCACGATGTGTCCTGCTCAAAGTTTAAAGAATTCCTTGACATCACAGGTCAATCGATGGAGCGCGAATCGAAAAGACTCTCGAGCGTCAGCGAATCGTTGCAACCAAAACTGGAAGTACGCGGTGCAAGTCCACGCAATTCTTTTCCCAGCAATGCTGGAAGAAAATCAACCGAAAATTCTGTTGCTACAACGTCCGCTTACGCTTACAACCGCATGTCTCCGTTGCCCATTGTTAGGCAGAGTGCTTCCGAAAAACGACCTCCATCGCTCTCTGGCAATGGGAAACAAACTTCACCACCTTCtagcaaaaaaaccaaatacGTTGCCAGGGAGACAAACCCGACCAGGGAGGAGAGTAAACGAGTAACCTACAAACCTTTCTATAAGCTTCTCGAGGATGTAGTCTTGGTTATTAGCGGAATACAG AATCCAGACCGTGGAACCATTCGAAGCCAAGCGTTGGCAATGGGCGCAAAGTACAGACCGGATTGGGATTCGTCGTGTACGCACCTTAT CTGTGCCTATAAAAACACTCCGAAGTACAATCAGGTGCAAGGACAAggaaaaattgtcaaaaaagaATGGATCGAAAAGTGTTACTCCTCACGGCGCAAGCTTTCGTGGCGTAAATTTGCTCTAGATACGGCACAGGCCCAAATGTCCGATTCGGAAGATGAGATTGTGGACATCACATTGCGCCCACCTGAAGCGACAGCCCGCGAAGATCGTAATCACAGTCCCACCGAGGAACCGATGGTACTGAGCGACTCGGAACCGATGGTACTAAGCGACTCGGAACCTGAGCTCGATGGGCATGCAGATGTGaaggaacgaaagaaagatgATAAGCCCACAACTTGCCCCATTCCGTATGAAATAAGCACCGAGGAAGAAATGGGTTCAAACCACGAAGATTCCAGGAATGATTTAGATTTCTTCAACGGCAAAACGTTTTTCTTGGACAACGATGTAGGGGCCGTGGATACTATGAAGCTGAAAAAGTACATTCAGTCTTACAAAGG AGTTATTTCAAACACCCCAAACAACGTGGAGTACATAATTTCCCGCAGAAAACGACCACTGCCGGCTACGAGTGGAGCACAGCTAGTGAAACCTCTGTGGATATTCGAATGCAACGAAATGGAATGCCTCATACCGGTCAACCGCTACTTACTGTAA